GACCCTTATGCACAGGCGCTCCCGGAGTTGAACCCATGCCTGATTGGTTCGTCAATTTTTAATATGCCCGAATATGTTTTCTCTAACAAAATTATGGCCATCCATCAATGTAAGGACTCACTTACCGGATGAACCATGTTTTTTTATACTCACTGGCGGAGGGACGCATCGCCAATGTGAAACGCCGATCAGGGCTTGGGAGCGTTCAGGATGTTAAATGCCCACCTACTGATACTATCCATCCGCCTGATTCTGTCAATCGTGTGTTCTTCGAGGCCTCTATTATTACGCAAAAACAAACACGTTGCCGTCTGTGCAAGGCGCGTATAACCGTCCGTCCGGGCTGATGGCGGGCTGCGTTTCAAAGGCGCGAGTCCCTTCGAAGATGACAGTTCGTTGAAATTCTGAATCAAAGCGATAGAGGTTACCTTGGGGCGATCCCAAGTAGGCGTTGCCGCTCGCGTCGCAGACAGGGCTGGCTAAGTAGTATTCTCCATTGGCGGGGCTAGCGGTTGAATAATTGTTTATGTCTCCCTGGTCGCGATAAATCGGCAGCGCCGCGATGTCGCCGTTCATGGTTGCGACGAAGAGTTTGTCGATCCCATCTCTGAAAACGGCGGGGGTTGCGTGGATGCAGCAGTCTAAGTCCATCAGTTTTTTTGGCTCTGATTTTTTCTGATAGATGTATTTCAGGCTACAAGTGGTATTTCCATTGATGGGAACGATGACGCCATCATGCCATACCACGGGAGACGCGAAAGCGTTGACCGTGCCTTTGACGGCTTGCTGATAGAGGAGCGTTTCATCAAAACCGAGAACGGCGTTGAACACTTCGATTTGATTGCCTCGGTTTGAACTGGCAACTCGGATGCCGTAAAGGCCTCCATCCGGCGAGGCGGACATGGCCGTACGCGGATTGTCGCCTGCGTTCCATTCTTGGGTTTTGGTTCCGTTTTTTCCTGATAACGCGACGAATTTTCCGCCCCAGCTGCTGGTGATGACGGCGTCATGTTCATCAAGATAAAGCAGGTCGGATTGAATTCTCCGGTCGCGTCTCGCGGGCAGCATGACCTCCCAAACCGGTTGTCCTGTTTTGGCGTCGAGCGCATGAACGCGCCCCAACAACGAGCCGACATAGAGGACGGACGCGTCATTATTAATGGCGGGGGAGGCTTGGAAGCCGCCCGGCAGATCGCGCCGCCAGAGTAGTTTGCCATCGCTGTTATAGGCTTGAACGCCGCCCGCGCGGTCTGCAATAAACACCGAACCGCTTTGCGAAAATACGGGAGAGCCCACGACCGAGCCGCTGGCTTTCAGCGTATCGGTAAGTTTCGGTTCTTTTGAAAGCGACTGGGCGGAAAGCCCGCAACGCGACGGGTCGCCGCCCGCCATGCGCCATACGGTTACGCCTTGTGTATTTGACATGACAGCCCCCTAGCGTTGGTATGTCGGTTGAAAGTGATAACGAGCGGTTTCGATGGGGACGCCGACAACGTCCAGCATCGAGAGCCGGTTTTCGCCCAGACCCATTTCACGCGCCAGTTTCAGGCAGTTGATTCCATTGGCGAACGGCGGGGTGCGGTCGGCGGCGTCGGGGTCGAAGCCCATCACGGATGCGCCGACGGCGTCGGTGCAAACCGGGTTGCGCCCGACGAGTAACAAATTGGGACGACACACTTCGACCAGCGATCCGTTCCAGGTTCCTTCTGCGTTTGAGATGGTGCTGACGCCGTCAATGATTGTTAATTCCACAGGAAAGGCCGCGTTGAGATCGACGATAAACTGCGGCACGTTGAAGCCATGGTCTTGTTCGATGGATTTCCCGTTAAAAGTATCAATCGACGTCGAGGGCTTTTTTGTGCAATTGTGCATGGTCTGCCCACGGTAGCCGGTGGCGTTTTCGTTTGGAGCGTCAACGCCGTCTTCGCCGTACATGCTGCTGGGGGGGACGCCGAACATATTTTTCATCCCCAGGGTCACCCCGCCGGAGATATGGCTTTTCATTTTGGTCAACGAGACGATGACATCTGTCTTGGTATAACTCTGGTTGACTTCCCAGGCTGAGGCGAGCAAGCCGCCGTATGGAACTTTTGCGAGGTCGTAGGCGCCGTGGCGGCCTTTGTTGCGGGTGTTCTCAAACACGCATTTGCCGTCCATCGCCTTGTTGAAGTCGTCAATGTTATAGTCATAGTGCGCGAAGTCGGCGTCGTGATTTTCGCCAAAGGGCAACTGGTCGCAGAAGGTCACCTGTTTCGCGCCGTATTCAACCAACAGGCTGCCCGCCGCTTTGGCGACGATTGGGTGAACCACCGTCGTCATCCAGTAGGGGACGCCGCTCCAGACGTTGGCGGGCGAATTGACCAGATTGACTTTGATGGTGACGAACTGGTTCTTGACCAAACTGCGGACGCCGCCCACTTCATCAAACATATTGCCCAACAATTCGCGAACTTTTGCGTAGTCATATTGGTTGCAGATTTGGATCGAGGTCAGGGTGCGCGGAACCTGGGCGGGTTTGCTCCAACCTGGAACGGAAATGGCGGCGAGCGCTGCGGTTTGTAAAAACCGCCGCCTCGGCAGGGTGAAGGTTGGGGCCTTCGGAACTGATGTGTGCATTTGTTTTTTCATTGGCCTATCCTCTCTACATCTCTATCTATTATAACGGATGTTGGCCTCTACCCGTTAGAGTTGTTTGAGGGTTTGCCTGAATGTCTCGATCATGACGTGAAAATGCGCCTTGAAACAATTTTGCGCTTTTTTTGTGTTTGTTGGCGAAAAAGGGAAGACGAAGAGGGACGGAATACGTTACAATGGTAGACAACTGACGGGAAACGTAAAAACCCTATGGATTCGTTTCGAATACTGCATCCATATTACCTGTTGTTATTGCTGGCGGTCCCGCTGCTGTGGTACACCGCCCGGCAGGTGCGCGTGTTGGGGCGCGGGCGCAAGTCTCTCACCCTGTTTTTGCGCACATTGGTGATTTTGTTCTTCATTCTGGCGTTGTCCGAAGTCGAGATGCTGGACCGCGGCGATACGCTGTCGATCTTTTTTGCCATTGACCGCTCCTCCAGCGTTCCCCAAGACCAACAACAATATGCGCTGGCCTATGTGCAGGAGCAACTCAATCAATTGCCGCCCGAAGACCTCGCGGGTATTTTGTTCTTCGGCAAAGAAGCCGCGATCCAGGAAAACCCCGGCGAAAGCGTGACCCTGCCTGAATATCAGGCGCTGGTTGATGCGGAAGGCACCGATATTGAATCCGCCGTGGGGTTGGCGATGGCGGCGTTTCAAGAGGGGATGCAAAAGCGCATCGTCTTGCTGACCGACGGCAACCAGACCCAGGGCGATGCGGCGTCCGCCGTCCAACGCGCCAAAGCGGCGGGCATTGACGTTTGGGTGTTGCCGCTGGAATACGTGTATACCCAGGAAGTATTGCTCGAAGACGTGGTCTTGCCGTCGCGGATTCGAGAGAAAGAGCCGTTCACCGTTAAGGCGTTGGTCAACGCGCAAGAACAAGGCCCCGGCAAGTTGCGCTTATATGAAAACGGCGAACTCATCGCCGAAGAAGACGTTGAATTGGAACCCGGCAAAAACGCATTTCAATTCACCCGCGAAATTGAATACAGCGGCGTTTATAATTACGAAGCCCAAATCGAAGCCGAAAACGACAAGCGCCCCTCAAACAACCGCGCCCAAAACTCGGCCTTAATCAAGGGAATGCCCCGCATTTTGTTGCTGGAAGCCGAGCCGGATTTGGGGCAGTTTCTGGTTGCGGCGCTGCTTTCAGAAGGCATCCAAGTGGATATGCGCGCGCCCGAAGAGACGCCGCTGTCGATCCGTGAACTGCAAGCCTACGACAGCATAATCTTGTCGAACGTTTCGGCGGAGCGCATCCCGCCCTCGCAACAGCGCATGATCGAAACCGCTGTGCGCGACTTGGGCATTGGGCTAATCATGCTGGGCGGGCCGGACAGTTTCGGCGCGGGCGGCTGGCAAGGCTCGCCGATTGAAGAGGCGCTGCCGGTTGCGATGGATGTGAAGCAGCGCAAGGTTATCCCCAGCGGCGCTCTGGCGCTGATTATGCACTCGTGCGAAATTCCTCAAGGCAATTACTGGTCGCAAGAAATTTCGGTCGCCGCGCTCAACGTGTTGGGACGTAACGATTACATGGGCTTTTTGCGTTTCAGTATGCAAGCGGGCGGGCCTGCCTGGCTGTTTCCTCTGACGAAGGTCGGCAGCAAGCGCGATATGAAAAACAAGATTCAAAATTTGCGGTTTAACGACATTGGCGACATGCCGTCGTTTGATAATACCTTGCAAAAGGCGTATGACTCGCTGGTTGAAGTCGAGGCTAACGTCAAGCATATCGTTATCCTCTCTGACGGCGATCCGGCGCAACCCAGCCAAGGCTTGGTAGATGATATTATCGACGCGGGCATCACCATTTCGACGGTGTGCATCGCCCCGCACGGCATCAACGGCACTGCGGTCATGGAAGAACTGGCCGAGTATTGCAACGGCAAGTTTTATCATGTGAAGAACAACAAGAACCTGCCTAAGATTTTTATCAAAGAAGCCTCAACCATTCGCCGCAATATGTTGGTGGAAGAAACCTTTACGCCGCGTTTGCGTCAAATGAGCGAAATGCTGTTGGGGTTTGAGAGCGGGTTCCCGTCGCTGGACGGATATGTCGTCGCCGGGTTCAAAGACCAGGCCGAAACGGTGTTGACCTCAGACAAAGAAGACCCGCTGTTGGCGCACTGGCGCTATGGGCTTGGCAAGACGGCTGCGTTTACCAGCGGCCCCAAAGCGCGTTGGGCGAACACTTGGCTGAGTTGGGAGCAATACGCCAAGTTCTGGGGACAATTGGTGCGTTGGACGCTGCGCAGCACCGAAGACGATAACTTCGTCGTGCAGACCTCGGTCGAAGGCGACCGGGTGCGCATCGCCATTGATGCCATGACCGAAGACGGCGAATTTCTCAATGATCTCGATTTTAGCGGCGCTGTGTTGAACCCTTCGCTGGAACCGGTCGAGGTGGATATTCGCCAGACCCAGCCGGGGCGGTATGAAGCGGAACTGTCGGCCAAAGAAGCAGGCAGTTATTTGATGAACCTAGCGTACGAACAAAAAGGCGAACAACTCGAGGGGCGTTTGACGGCGGGAATCTCCGTCCCCTATTCGCCCGAACACAGCACGACCAAACAAAATGACGTGATCCTGAAACAATTGCAGGAACTGTCCGCCAATCCATTTTTGGAGCCGGACCAATCCATCTTTGAGCATAATTTAATCGCTACGGGCGATATTAAACCGCTATGGCCGCTGATGATTGCTTTGGCGATAATCTTTTTCTTTTTGGATATCGCCGTGCGGCGCGTCTTCTTTGAACTCACCCAGTTAGAGGCTTTGTTGGGGAGAGTGAAGGCCTGGCTGTTGTATCCCTTCACGAGGCAATTGGCGCCGGTTGGCCCTGCGACCGAACAACTGGGCAACCTGATGCAGGCCAAGCAGCGCGCGGGGGAACAGTCGTTGGCCCAGGCGGGACAAAAGGAAGCGCTGCTGCAAAAATTAGAATCGCAGGGCGACATTGACGGTGCGCCTGAGGTCGCTGGCGCAAAAGACGAAGCGCCGTGGCAGGAAGTTAAACCCGGACAAGACGCCCCGCAGTTTGAAGAAGAGAAAAACGAATATACCAGCGCTTTGTTCCGCGCCAAACAGCGAGCGTCGTCGCAGATGAAAGATCGGAAATGATTCAGGGCAATCAAGCGCATTTGGGTTTTATCAATCGGCGCCAAGCGCTCTTTGGCGTTGCGTCTGCATTGTTGGGCGCGGGGTGCAACACGGTTTCAAAAAAAAAACCGGAAGATGACCATGAACTCGACGCCGCGCCGCCGCCGTTTGAAATGGGGCTTTCGTACCATTACGACCATGTCGGCCCGCGTCCATTTGGTGAGGGCGACCGCGATTGCACCGGGGGGCGCGTGGTCAGCGTGTTGGGGCGCGACCCCGATTACCAGAACTTGTGGGTCGTCCAAGACCGCTTTGAATGCGAGCAGGGAATCGAGATCGGCTTGTATGACGACAAATACCGCCGTCATCGCCAGGGTCTGACAAGCGCGGCGGGCGTGATTCAAATCGAAGAAAAACCGCCTGCGCCAATTCGCTATCTCGAATTAAAAAAGAAAGACAAAAAGACCTTTGAGACCGAACAGGTTTTTATGACCGCCGCAGGAGAAGTCGTCGGCGCCGCGCACATGACCGAGAATGTTGAACGCCGATTTGACTATCGCATCATAAACCCGATTGGCGCGATCTTGTGCCGGTATTTTATCGTCGATGTTTCGATTGAGGCCGACCTGAACGGCGCCCCGGTGACGGTCGCTGCCAAAGTTGAATCCTACTGGTCGGACAAACTGCACTGGTTCGTCCAGATGGAATATGAGTTCAAACCGATGCAGCGCGGCGGTAAGGCCGTCGGCCCCGCTTATCGCGCCAAGAGCGTTCTTAAAGACATTCAAGAAGCCGAGGCTTAGTCCGCTTTGTTCCGTAATAGCAGCAGCGAGTTACTGACGACGCAGACCGAACTCATCGCCATCGCGCCCGCTGCGAGCATGGGCGTTAAAAAGCCGAGAGCCGCCGCTGGAACCGCACAGACGTTGTAAAAGAACGCCCAGAATAAATTCTGTTTGATCTTACGCAATGCGAGCCGACTGAGCTGAATGGCGCGTACGGCTTTGAGCGGGTCGTCGCCGATCAACACAATGTCGCCGCTTTCTTTGGCGACGTCCGTACCGCCGCCCATGGCGACGCCGATGTCGGCTTGCGCTAATGCGGGGGCATCATTGACGCCGTCGCCCGCCATGGCGACGATGCCGCCCTGCTTCTGTAATGTTTGGATAACGTCCGCTTTTTGTGTAGGGCGTACTTCCGCAAAAACGCTTTTAATTCCCAATTTATTTGCAACCGCCTCGGCGGTTTCTTGTTTATCGCCTGATAATAAATGGACGGTCAGCCCCATGGCTTGCAACTGCTGGATCGCTGGTTTTGACGACGTTCGTATCTGGTCGCGGAGCGCGAATGCGCCAGCGGCTTGTTTGTCGTTTGCACATGCAACGACGGTCTGTCCGCGTTGCGCCGCTTGTTGCGTCCATTCGGTCAGGGCGGACGTATCAATGTCGTTCTCGTTTAGGAACGCAATCGAGCCGATGTGGATTTGCGCGCCGCCCGCATCGGCGATGACGCCGCCGCCGCTTTGTTCGTTGACGGCGTGTGGTTCCTGAATGTGGAGTTGCTTTTCCTGCGCATGTCTCACAATCGCTTGCGCGAGCGGATGCCGCGAGGCGGACTCAACGGACGCAGCCAGCGCAAGCCAATCATCATTATGAAGCGAGGTCGAGTCAGAGACGGCGGGCCTGCCTTCGGTCAGAGTTCCTGTTTTATCGAACACGAAATCGGTGAGTTGTCCGGCTTGTTCGAGGGTATGGGCTTCTTTGATGAGGATGCCTTCGCGCGCGCCCTTGGCGGTTCCGGCCATGACGGCGGTGGGAGTGGCGAGTCCTAACGCGCAGGGGCAGGCGATAATCAACACCGCTACCGCATTCACCATCGCGGTGGTGATCTCATGCGGTTGCGCCCAGGCCCATCCGGCGAATGTGAGTGCCGCGACAACGATAATCACCGGGACGAACACGGCGGATACGCGGTCGGCGAGGCGTTGTACGTCGGCCTTCGATTCTTGGGCGCGACGCACGAAATCGACGATGCGTTGCAGGGCGGCGTCGGAACCGGTGTGGGTGACTTCGAGTTCGATCACGCCAGTTAGGTTTAATGTGCCGCCGACGGTTTCATCGCCGACGCTTTTCTCAACCGGCATGCTCTCGCCAGTCAGCATGGACTCATCAATGGTCGATTGGCCCTTGATGATGGTTCCGTCTAGTGGGATTGACTCGCTGGGGCGAACGCGGATGCGCGCTCCGGGTTGGATTTCTTCGACTGCGACCGTGCGTTCTTCTCCGTCTTCGAGTAGATGGGCAGTCGGCGGCGACAGGTCAAGCAAGGATTCGACCGCTGACGCCGCCGCGCCGCGTGCGCGGGTTTCGAGATATTTGCCGATAGAGATCAACGTCAAAATCATCGCGGCGCCGTCGAAATAGAGCGGCGCATCCGGCAAAAATAAACTGACGACGCTGAATCCATAGGCGGCGCTTGCGCCCAATACGATCAGGGTGTCCATTGTGGTCGCGCCGTGGCGCGCCGCTTTGAACGCCGCTTTGTAAAACGGGAACCCGACATACGCTTGAACAATCGTCGCCAGAATAAAAATGACAAATTCCGATCCGGGAAATGAGACGCCCATGCTCAACGCCATGATTGGAACGCAGAGCGCCGAGCCGACGATCATCCGCCGCAGCCATCCGCGTAATGCGCGTTTGCGTTCGGAGTCTTTCGCGTTGCGGGATTGTTGCTCTATGGGCGCGGCGTCATACCCGGCGTTTTTCACCGCTTGGACGAAATCGCTCTCGGAGACCGCGTCGTCTGGCGTGACAATTGAGGCTTGTTCGGTGGCGAGATTGACGCGCACTTGTGCGTTGGGCGCGGCGGATTGCAGCGCTTTTTCTACGCGGCTGACGCAGGAGGCGCAAGTCATGCCCTGGATCGATAAGCGTATGGTCGCGTTAGCGTCAATTGCTTGCGTTTCAGGCGGGCAATCAGAGGGCGCGTCTACGGTTTTTTTTTAACGGGGGTGAAATCGGCCTGCTGGACGGCGTCAAACAGCGCGTCCTCATTGGTCTGGCCGGAGTCATATTCAACAACGGCTTGTTTGCTGTCTAACTCAACCTGGACGGACGAAACGCCCGGGATAGATTCTAAGGCTTTGGTTGCGGATTTAACGCAATGCCCGCAAGTCATGCCTTCGATCAAGAATGTCGTGGAAGTCATAGAAAATCCTTAAAAAATCGAACCAGCAATTAAAAAGGCGGATATCGAAAGTATACCTGATACGCTCGATACCCGCCAAAAGTTTTTCGATGATAGAAGCAAAGGCTTCTTGTATTATCCTCCCGCCGTCTCCGCGTCCCAATCAGGGCCGTTGGTGACTTGGTCTTTTGCATTGCGCCGCAAATCTTCCTGGAACTCGAAGTTCGCATTTTTCTCGATGTACTCTTGTTGTTCCTTGGGAACTTCATCTTCCGGAAAAATTGCGTTGACCGGACACACCGGAGCGCAGGCGTCGCAATCAATACACTCATCAGGGTTGATTAAAAGTTGATCTTCGCCTTCATAAAAACATTCGACCGGACAGACTTCTGCGCAGTCGCCGTATTTGCACTTCACGCAGGGTTCGCCAACCACATACGTCATAATGGTTCTCCTTAAAGTTACGAGCTACCCAAGGCAAACGTCGCCGCTTCCCCCAGGCGTCGTATGGGTTTATACCGCGTTCCGATTCGACCTGCAACCCCGATATGCAAGTCTCTGCTCTTCCAATAGAACTACTAAAAGGCGCTTGTCAAGCAGTCTATCCCCCACAGCAGTTCGATCTGTTCATGCCTTCGAGGCGGTGAAGCGTTGTTTGTGTTGATCGAATCCTCTGTGGGGATTACACTTATTGAAGAGCGTCTTGGGGGATTTCATTTCTCTTTTATATTGTTTATTGGACAAACGTAGGGTCGTTTTTTACAGAACAAGCAATGGCAGCGTGAAACCAGCCGATTTCCGGGAGAAGCGAATGATTGCCCGTTACTGATTGGCGTGATTTGCGTTATGCACTACGGAGCGTAAATTCGAGCGGCGTTTTGATTGAGGAGCGCATCCCGTTGCGTCGGGCCTCAAACGCCGCAATAGAAATGAAGTAGGTTAGAATGATGAACCGATGGTTGTTTGTACTTTGCGCGACGTGGCTTGTTCTGAATGGTGCGGTAAACGCCCAGTTTGATTCTGCGGTGTATGAAACTTTTAATCGAAATGCGCCCGCCGTCTATTCGATTGAAGTCCAGGTCCCCAAAAATCTCATCCTGCAAGAATATGATAAATCCATTTCGCGTCTGCGGGAATTTCATGACCGCTACAGCGATATGGTGATGTCCGGTACACAGCCGATGGCGTCATTTTTTACGCTCAATAGCCTGATTGGGCGTTGGGAGCGTCAACTCGATTTTCTCAAAGAACAAATGTTGATGAACAACAGTATGCGCGGGACGGGGTTCGCGATTGATCCCCACCACATCGTCACGCTGAGTTCCGTTGTGAAAAGCGCAACGATGGGCGGCGAGATTACGGTGACCGATCACCAAAAAATTCAACACCGCGCTTTGTTGCAAGGCGTTGACCGCTTGACGGGCGTTGCGGTGTTGCGCATTCCAGACGCGACGTTTGAGCATTACGTTGACTTAGGCCGCTTATCGACCACCTTGCCCGTGTCGTCTTATATTATGACCATTCAATGTCCGTATGATTTGCCGCCGTCTCCCTATACCGGTATGATTGGCGGCTATCACCGCCAGTTAAAAAAATTTGAACTCGAACGCTATATTCAAACCAATTTGCCGTTATATCCAGGCAATGAAGGGGCGCCGGTGTTAAGCCCGTCGGGTCAATTGGTGGGGATGATGGCGGCGGAATTTAGTATTGGCGCGGCGCCGGGCGTTTCGTTTGCGATTCCTGCTGATTTCGTGGCGGAGTCGGCGAACCAGATTATCCAAAAAGGCGATTTGGTGCACGGCTGGCTGCCGGGAATCGAACTGCAACAGTCCGCGCAGGGTATCTTGATTCGTAATGTAGACCCCAATAGCCATGCGGCGAATTCGGGCTTAAAGCCCGGCGACGTGATTATCGGCTTTGACGGTCGGCAAGAGACGGAACTTTGGGACCTGTTGTCGCGCATTGTCAACGCAAACCCTGAACAATTTGTCCGCGTCGAAATTCTTCGCGGCCCAAACCGGATGCAGTTTCAAATTCAATTGCTCCAAAGACGCTAACCTTCAATCTGTTGGGGCGGCGCTAAAGCCTAGGATCATCCATCCTCTCATCTGTATACTATTTTTGCGTTATGGTGAATCAGAACTCGCGTTCGGTGTTTTCTGTTCGTCAGAACCGAATGATATGTGCAGCCGACAAGTATTTTGTTAGGGACCAAAGATGAGACACGTTTTGTTGATCGCGGCGCTGTTTGCTGCGTGTTCTTCCTGGGCGTTTTCCGCCGATGAAACGATTGGCTTTTCGGATTTATTAAATCAGTTAGTCGATCTTGAGACGGTGTATCAGCCGCCAATTTTTCATACGGGCATGGCGTCGAGTTTTGACCGTTCCGGCGGCGACCAGGACGACGTGGGATTTATTCGCAAAGAAGGCGACTGGTTCGTGGTCGCCGAATTGCCCGGCCCCGGCGCGATTACCCGCATCTGGTCGGCTAATCCGCAAGGCATGGTTCGGATATATGTGGATGACGGCGGGCAGCCGCTCATTCAGCGAAATTTTCGTGATTTGTTTCTCGATAAGATCGAGCCGTTTAAAAAACCGTTTGTGCGGGGCGCCCCGCGGATTTGGGGCGCTCATTGGTCGTATGCGCCGGTTCCTTTCGAGCAGTTTTGTAAGATTACGTTATCGGC
This portion of the Candidatus Hinthialibacter antarcticus genome encodes:
- a CDS encoding PQQ-binding-like beta-propeller repeat protein, producing the protein MSNTQGVTVWRMAGGDPSRCGLSAQSLSKEPKLTDTLKASGSVVGSPVFSQSGSVFIADRAGGVQAYNSDGKLLWRRDLPGGFQASPAINNDASVLYVGSLLGRVHALDAKTGQPVWEVMLPARRDRRIQSDLLYLDEHDAVITSSWGGKFVALSGKNGTKTQEWNAGDNPRTAMSASPDGGLYGIRVASSNRGNQIEVFNAVLGFDETLLYQQAVKGTVNAFASPVVWHDGVIVPINGNTTCSLKYIYQKKSEPKKLMDLDCCIHATPAVFRDGIDKLFVATMNGDIAALPIYRDQGDINNYSTASPANGEYYLASPVCDASGNAYLGSPQGNLYRFDSEFQRTVIFEGTRAFETQPAISPDGRLYAPCTDGNVFVFA
- a CDS encoding VWA domain-containing protein: MDSFRILHPYYLLLLLAVPLLWYTARQVRVLGRGRKSLTLFLRTLVILFFILALSEVEMLDRGDTLSIFFAIDRSSSVPQDQQQYALAYVQEQLNQLPPEDLAGILFFGKEAAIQENPGESVTLPEYQALVDAEGTDIESAVGLAMAAFQEGMQKRIVLLTDGNQTQGDAASAVQRAKAAGIDVWVLPLEYVYTQEVLLEDVVLPSRIREKEPFTVKALVNAQEQGPGKLRLYENGELIAEEDVELEPGKNAFQFTREIEYSGVYNYEAQIEAENDKRPSNNRAQNSALIKGMPRILLLEAEPDLGQFLVAALLSEGIQVDMRAPEETPLSIRELQAYDSIILSNVSAERIPPSQQRMIETAVRDLGIGLIMLGGPDSFGAGGWQGSPIEEALPVAMDVKQRKVIPSGALALIMHSCEIPQGNYWSQEISVAALNVLGRNDYMGFLRFSMQAGGPAWLFPLTKVGSKRDMKNKIQNLRFNDIGDMPSFDNTLQKAYDSLVEVEANVKHIVILSDGDPAQPSQGLVDDIIDAGITISTVCIAPHGINGTAVMEELAEYCNGKFYHVKNNKNLPKIFIKEASTIRRNMLVEETFTPRLRQMSEMLLGFESGFPSLDGYVVAGFKDQAETVLTSDKEDPLLAHWRYGLGKTAAFTSGPKARWANTWLSWEQYAKFWGQLVRWTLRSTEDDNFVVQTSVEGDRVRIAIDAMTEDGEFLNDLDFSGAVLNPSLEPVEVDIRQTQPGRYEAELSAKEAGSYLMNLAYEQKGEQLEGRLTAGISVPYSPEHSTTKQNDVILKQLQELSANPFLEPDQSIFEHNLIATGDIKPLWPLMIALAIIFFFLDIAVRRVFFELTQLEALLGRVKAWLLYPFTRQLAPVGPATEQLGNLMQAKQRAGEQSLAQAGQKEALLQKLESQGDIDGAPEVAGAKDEAPWQEVKPGQDAPQFEEEKNEYTSALFRAKQRASSQMKDRK
- a CDS encoding DUF362 domain-containing protein produces the protein MKKQMHTSVPKAPTFTLPRRRFLQTAALAAISVPGWSKPAQVPRTLTSIQICNQYDYAKVRELLGNMFDEVGGVRSLVKNQFVTIKVNLVNSPANVWSGVPYWMTTVVHPIVAKAAGSLLVEYGAKQVTFCDQLPFGENHDADFAHYDYNIDDFNKAMDGKCVFENTRNKGRHGAYDLAKVPYGGLLASAWEVNQSYTKTDVIVSLTKMKSHISGGVTLGMKNMFGVPPSSMYGEDGVDAPNENATGYRGQTMHNCTKKPSTSIDTFNGKSIEQDHGFNVPQFIVDLNAAFPVELTIIDGVSTISNAEGTWNGSLVEVCRPNLLLVGRNPVCTDAVGASVMGFDPDAADRTPPFANGINCLKLAREMGLGENRLSMLDVVGVPIETARYHFQPTYQR
- a CDS encoding heavy metal translocating P-type ATPase codes for the protein MQGMTCASCVSRVEKALQSAAPNAQVRVNLATEQASIVTPDDAVSESDFVQAVKNAGYDAAPIEQQSRNAKDSERKRALRGWLRRMIVGSALCVPIMALSMGVSFPGSEFVIFILATIVQAYVGFPFYKAAFKAARHGATTMDTLIVLGASAAYGFSVVSLFLPDAPLYFDGAAMILTLISIGKYLETRARGAAASAVESLLDLSPPTAHLLEDGEERTVAVEEIQPGARIRVRPSESIPLDGTIIKGQSTIDESMLTGESMPVEKSVGDETVGGTLNLTGVIELEVTHTGSDAALQRIVDFVRRAQESKADVQRLADRVSAVFVPVIIVVAALTFAGWAWAQPHEITTAMVNAVAVLIIACPCALGLATPTAVMAGTAKGAREGILIKEAHTLEQAGQLTDFVFDKTGTLTEGRPAVSDSTSLHNDDWLALAASVESASRHPLAQAIVRHAQEKQLHIQEPHAVNEQSGGGVIADAGGAQIHIGSIAFLNENDIDTSALTEWTQQAAQRGQTVVACANDKQAAGAFALRDQIRTSSKPAIQQLQAMGLTVHLLSGDKQETAEAVANKLGIKSVFAEVRPTQKADVIQTLQKQGGIVAMAGDGVNDAPALAQADIGVAMGGGTDVAKESGDIVLIGDDPLKAVRAIQLSRLALRKIKQNLFWAFFYNVCAVPAAALGFLTPMLAAGAMAMSSVCVVSNSLLLLRNKAD
- a CDS encoding ferredoxin family protein; its protein translation is MTYVVGEPCVKCKYGDCAEVCPVECFYEGEDQLLINPDECIDCDACAPVCPVNAIFPEDEVPKEQQEYIEKNANFEFQEDLRRNAKDQVTNGPDWDAETAGG
- a CDS encoding S1C family serine protease; this encodes MMNRWLFVLCATWLVLNGAVNAQFDSAVYETFNRNAPAVYSIEVQVPKNLILQEYDKSISRLREFHDRYSDMVMSGTQPMASFFTLNSLIGRWERQLDFLKEQMLMNNSMRGTGFAIDPHHIVTLSSVVKSATMGGEITVTDHQKIQHRALLQGVDRLTGVAVLRIPDATFEHYVDLGRLSTTLPVSSYIMTIQCPYDLPPSPYTGMIGGYHRQLKKFELERYIQTNLPLYPGNEGAPVLSPSGQLVGMMAAEFSIGAAPGVSFAIPADFVAESANQIIQKGDLVHGWLPGIELQQSAQGILIRNVDPNSHAANSGLKPGDVIIGFDGRQETELWDLLSRIVNANPEQFVRVEILRGPNRMQFQIQLLQRR
- a CDS encoding heavy-metal-associated domain-containing protein, which codes for MTSTTFLIEGMTCGHCVKSATKALESIPGVSSVQVELDSKQAVVEYDSGQTNEDALFDAVQQADFTPVKKKP